Proteins encoded within one genomic window of Streptomyces profundus:
- a CDS encoding ferredoxin, which translates to MKVSLDQDRCVASGQCVVAAPEVFDQRDEDGIAVLITATPGTSDEEDVRHATAVCPALAIHIVE; encoded by the coding sequence ATGAAGGTTTCCCTCGATCAGGACAGGTGCGTGGCCTCCGGCCAGTGTGTGGTGGCCGCCCCCGAGGTCTTCGACCAGCGTGATGAGGACGGCATCGCCGTCCTCATCACCGCAACCCCGGGTACAAGCGACGAGGAGGACGTCCGGCACGCCACAGCGGTTTGCCCGGCCCTGGCCATTCACATCGTGGAATGA
- a CDS encoding ABC transporter substrate-binding protein, which translates to MTFRASRRANVGAPARSLLALALTGTLLTACGGVEVRDSDGGGDSDGGDSPQDGPLELAVVPKAVGHEFWNTVRAGAECAAEEAGDVSVSWDGVTAETDVEGQVNLIQNFVTRDMDGIVYAATDSAALTPATRQALNAGIPVAMIDSGTDPQPDEVPLFATDNQNAATEAANLLAEELGEGDHEVALIEFQPGSQTNTERVDGFTAGLEQHENLTLVGQQPSHSDVNEARRVTEDILSANPDLAGIFAANEPSVLGAAQAVEAAGKSGEIVIIGWDAAPDEIAGLRSGQISALVVQNPFRMGYAGVSAMVDHLREGAELASADTGVTFLTQENLDSEEATAVLEPSCDNPPVD; encoded by the coding sequence ATGACATTCAGAGCTTCCCGACGCGCGAACGTCGGCGCGCCGGCCCGATCTCTTCTCGCTCTCGCTCTCACCGGCACCCTGCTGACCGCCTGTGGCGGCGTCGAGGTACGGGACAGCGACGGCGGGGGTGACTCGGACGGCGGCGACAGCCCGCAGGACGGTCCACTCGAACTGGCCGTGGTCCCCAAGGCCGTCGGACACGAGTTCTGGAACACCGTGCGCGCCGGCGCCGAGTGCGCCGCCGAGGAGGCGGGCGACGTCTCCGTCAGCTGGGACGGGGTCACCGCCGAGACGGACGTCGAGGGTCAGGTCAACCTGATCCAGAACTTCGTCACCCGCGATATGGACGGTATCGTCTACGCGGCGACCGACTCCGCCGCACTGACCCCCGCCACGCGGCAGGCGCTCAACGCCGGCATCCCGGTGGCGATGATCGACTCCGGCACGGACCCACAGCCCGACGAGGTCCCGCTGTTCGCCACCGACAACCAGAACGCCGCGACGGAGGCGGCGAACCTGCTCGCCGAGGAGCTGGGCGAGGGAGATCACGAGGTGGCGCTGATCGAGTTCCAGCCCGGCTCACAGACCAACACCGAGCGGGTGGACGGCTTCACCGCGGGCCTGGAGCAGCACGAGAACCTGACCCTCGTGGGCCAGCAGCCCAGCCACAGCGACGTCAACGAGGCCCGGCGGGTGACCGAGGACATCCTGTCCGCCAACCCGGACCTGGCGGGCATCTTCGCGGCCAACGAGCCCAGCGTGCTGGGCGCGGCACAGGCCGTCGAAGCCGCCGGCAAGTCGGGTGAGATCGTGATCATCGGCTGGGACGCCGCTCCCGACGAGATCGCGGGGCTTCGCAGCGGCCAGATATCCGCACTCGTCGTGCAGAACCCGTTCCGCATGGGCTATGCGGGCGTGAGTGCCATGGTGGATCATCTGCGAGAAGGGGCGGAGCTGGCATCGGCGGACACCGGAGTCACGTTCCTCACCCAGGAGAACCTCGACTCCGAGGAGGCCACCGCCGTGCTTGAGCCCAGCTGTGACAACCCCCCGGTGGACTGA
- a CDS encoding L-fuconate dehydratase — translation MPQITAVTVEDVRFPTSLTADGSDAMNKDGDYSASYVVLHTDATAPDGSPLAGHGLTFTIGRGNDIVVAAARQQAERLVGRDVSAMAADMGEVYRFLTSDSQLRWLGPEKGVVHLSLAAVMNAAWDLVARRAGLPLWQLLVESSPEELVRIADLRYLSDVLTPDEALEILRAKESTRGKRVAELRRTGYPAYTTSAGWLGYTDDKLSRLCREAVASGYGHVKLKVGGDLEDDIRRCSIAREILGPDRHLMIDANQVWDVDEAIRWVRELARFDPLWIEEPTSPDDVLGHAAVRRAVAPVGVATGEHCHNRVMFKQLFQAGAIDFCQLDTGRLASVNEIVAVLLMAAKFGVPVCPHAGGVGLCEMVQHISVLDYVAISGDLTGRVTEFVDHLHEHFTDPPVVTDAGGGSGYVLPTAPGYSTRMRSASVDQYRFPHGHYWTSASGDGGRSRAIPATPL, via the coding sequence ATGCCGCAGATCACTGCTGTGACTGTCGAGGATGTCCGCTTCCCCACCTCTCTCACCGCGGACGGCTCCGACGCCATGAACAAGGACGGCGACTACTCGGCCTCCTATGTCGTCCTGCACACCGACGCGACGGCTCCGGACGGGAGCCCGCTGGCCGGCCACGGGCTCACGTTCACCATCGGACGGGGGAACGACATCGTCGTGGCCGCCGCCCGCCAGCAGGCCGAGCGGTTGGTCGGCAGGGATGTGTCCGCGATGGCGGCGGATATGGGGGAGGTGTACCGCTTTCTGACCTCCGACTCCCAGCTGAGGTGGCTCGGCCCTGAGAAGGGCGTCGTGCACCTGTCGCTGGCAGCGGTCATGAACGCGGCCTGGGATCTGGTGGCACGCAGGGCCGGCCTGCCGCTGTGGCAGCTGCTCGTGGAGTCGTCCCCCGAGGAGCTGGTGCGGATCGCGGACCTCCGTTATCTGTCGGATGTGCTGACGCCTGATGAGGCGTTGGAGATCCTCCGTGCCAAGGAGAGCACCAGGGGGAAACGCGTCGCCGAGCTGCGGCGCACGGGGTACCCGGCCTACACGACGTCCGCCGGGTGGCTCGGTTACACGGACGACAAGCTGTCCCGGCTGTGCCGGGAGGCGGTGGCGTCGGGGTACGGCCATGTCAAGCTCAAGGTGGGCGGTGACCTTGAGGACGATATCCGCCGCTGCTCGATCGCTCGCGAGATCCTCGGTCCCGACCGCCATCTGATGATCGACGCCAACCAGGTGTGGGATGTCGACGAGGCCATCCGGTGGGTTCGGGAGTTGGCCAGGTTCGACCCGCTGTGGATCGAGGAGCCCACCAGCCCGGACGACGTGCTCGGTCACGCGGCGGTGCGCCGGGCCGTGGCCCCGGTCGGGGTCGCGACGGGGGAGCACTGCCACAACCGGGTGATGTTCAAGCAGCTTTTCCAGGCGGGGGCCATCGACTTCTGCCAGCTGGACACCGGACGCCTGGCCAGCGTCAACGAGATCGTCGCCGTGCTGCTGATGGCCGCCAAGTTCGGTGTACCGGTCTGCCCCCACGCCGGCGGTGTGGGGCTGTGCGAGATGGTGCAGCACATCTCCGTCCTCGACTACGTGGCGATCTCCGGAGATCTCACCGGGCGGGTGACGGAGTTCGTCGACCATCTCCACGAGCACTTCACCGACCCGCCGGTGGTGACGGACGCCGGTGGTGGCAGCGGATACGTGCTCCCCACCGCCCCCGGCTACTCGACCAGGATGCGGAGCGCCTCGGTCGACCAGTACCGTTTCCCCCACGGTCACTACTGGACCTCGGCCAGCGGCGACGGTGGACGGAGCAGGGCGATACCGGCGACGCCGCTCTGA
- a CDS encoding AIR carboxylase family protein, whose product MEARPARAFDVLVVTAGTADLPVAAEALAVCRALGLSADGVADVGVAGLDRVLAIRERLQAADAVVVAAGMEGALASVAAGLVGCPVVAVPVSGGYFCKSEVLGTIAALGRGHGFPEVATGTNADDAVDPHRPGIRAGEENGVHTPLRDTGLNKHRVRELSRRWRLPTWDKPATPCLASRIRHGVTVTAPRLARVARAEIAVRAALADAGLRVRDLRVRDLGEDARVEVDRDLVGAVDPLPGVRAAVRAAGFVTGEIRVAAFRSGSLHSG is encoded by the coding sequence GTGGAGGCCCGCCCCGCCCGGGCCTTCGACGTCCTCGTCGTGACGGCCGGCACCGCTGATCTGCCCGTGGCCGCCGAGGCCCTGGCGGTCTGTCGGGCGCTGGGGCTGAGCGCCGACGGGGTCGCGGATGTGGGGGTCGCCGGCCTCGATCGGGTGCTGGCGATCCGCGAGCGGCTCCAGGCGGCTGACGCCGTCGTCGTCGCCGCCGGGATGGAGGGGGCGCTGGCGAGCGTGGCGGCCGGCCTGGTCGGGTGCCCCGTCGTCGCCGTGCCCGTCTCCGGTGGCTACTTCTGCAAGTCCGAGGTGCTGGGCACCATCGCCGCTCTGGGCCGCGGGCACGGTTTCCCCGAGGTGGCCACCGGCACCAACGCCGACGACGCGGTGGACCCCCACCGCCCGGGCATCCGCGCCGGCGAGGAGAACGGCGTCCACACACCGTTGCGTGACACCGGGCTGAACAAGCACCGGGTGCGTGAGCTCAGCCGCCGCTGGCGGCTGCCCACTTGGGACAAGCCCGCCACGCCCTGCCTGGCCAGTCGTATCAGGCACGGAGTGACCGTCACCGCCCCCCGGCTGGCGCGGGTGGCGCGTGCGGAGATCGCCGTTCGGGCCGCGCTCGCCGACGCCGGTTTGCGCGTGCGGGACCTGCGGGTGCGCGACCTCGGCGAGGACGCCCGCGTCGAGGTGGATCGCGATCTCGTCGGGGCGGTCGATCCGCTTCCCGGCGTGCGGGCGGCCGTGCGGGCGGCGGGGTTCGTCACGGGCGAGATCCGGGTCGCCGCCTTCCGCAGCGGGAGCCTGCACTCGGGCTGA
- a CDS encoding cytochrome P450: protein MIETTSSASAELPLFPMPRASGCPFDPPPPLLERQQEGPFTRVSLWDGSTPWLVTRYAEQRALMADPRVSADITRPGYPSSAPVPPQGNTIGFILMDDPEHARLRRMVTAPFAIKRVEAMRPRVRQIVNELVDELLSGPKPVDLVEAFALPVPSLVICELLGVPYADHDFFQENSKTIINRDVTQEQRLVAHGRLAEYLDSLVAEKSRRPKDDLLSQLAERVLAGELTRLEAAQMGVLLLIAGHETTANMIALGTLALLRHPDQLAALRETDDPRLIAGAVEELLRYLHITHSGRRRVALEDIEIAGETIRAGEGLIFANDIGNRDPLAFPEHPDQLDIHRDARHHVAFGFGVHQCLGQPLARLELHIVYGTLYRRIPTLRLAAELDDIPFKHDGSVYGVYELPVTW, encoded by the coding sequence ATGATCGAGACCACGTCCTCGGCCTCGGCCGAGCTGCCACTCTTTCCGATGCCCCGCGCGAGCGGTTGCCCGTTCGACCCCCCACCACCGCTGCTGGAGCGCCAACAGGAGGGCCCCTTCACCCGCGTCAGCCTGTGGGACGGCAGTACCCCCTGGTTGGTCACCCGGTATGCGGAGCAGCGCGCGCTGATGGCGGACCCGAGGGTCAGCGCTGACATCACGCGGCCCGGGTACCCGAGTTCGGCGCCTGTCCCACCTCAGGGCAACACCATCGGGTTCATCCTGATGGACGACCCGGAACACGCCCGGCTTCGGCGGATGGTCACGGCGCCGTTCGCCATCAAGCGGGTGGAGGCGATGCGACCACGAGTGCGGCAGATCGTGAACGAACTCGTCGACGAGCTTCTGTCCGGTCCCAAACCGGTCGATCTGGTGGAGGCGTTCGCGCTCCCGGTGCCCTCCCTGGTGATCTGCGAACTGCTGGGCGTCCCCTACGCCGACCACGACTTCTTCCAGGAGAACAGCAAGACGATCATCAACCGGGATGTGACGCAGGAACAGCGGTTGGTCGCCCACGGCCGGCTGGCCGAGTACCTGGACTCCCTGGTGGCCGAGAAGTCGCGTCGGCCCAAGGACGACCTGCTCTCCCAGTTGGCCGAACGTGTCCTGGCCGGCGAGCTGACCCGGCTGGAGGCGGCCCAGATGGGTGTGCTGCTGCTGATCGCCGGTCACGAGACCACGGCCAACATGATCGCGCTTGGCACCCTCGCCCTGCTGCGGCACCCCGACCAACTGGCGGCGCTGCGCGAGACGGACGACCCCCGGCTCATCGCCGGGGCGGTTGAGGAGCTGCTGCGCTATCTGCATATCACCCACAGCGGACGGCGTCGCGTGGCGCTGGAGGACATCGAGATCGCCGGCGAGACCATCCGGGCCGGCGAGGGGCTGATCTTCGCCAACGATATCGGCAACCGGGATCCCCTGGCCTTCCCTGAGCACCCCGACCAACTGGACATCCACCGCGACGCGAGGCATCACGTCGCCTTCGGCTTCGGCGTCCACCAGTGCCTGGGCCAACCGCTCGCCCGGCTGGAACTGCACATCGTCTACGGAACGCTGTACCGGCGTATCCCCACCCTGCGGCTCGCCGCCGAGCTGGACGACATCCCCTTCAAACACGACGGATCGGTCTACGGCGTCTACGAGCTACCCGTCACCTGGTAG
- a CDS encoding beta-galactosidase small subunit, with the protein MLWLTPFERAARRRSRRTGIPSGCTTSGSSRSTRSHTTRHAPDALEGLHCYGRGPEENHRDRNDGCDVGAYVSTVTDQWTVPWPAGTDRHGPARMARCGGDPEARPGAPRGHEVSIGAASGLGAVDDGSSSFLRLGGIEKEFHPASCREGLTAVLRDVNLRNSQDLGHPMVVT; encoded by the coding sequence TTGCTCTGGCTGACCCCGTTTGAACGGGCGGCACGCCGAAGGAGCCGCCGAACGGGCATCCCGAGCGGGTGCACGACATCGGGGTCTTCGAGGTCAACTCGGAGCCACACCACGCGACACGCACCCGACGCGCTCGAAGGTCTCCACTGCTACGGACGTGGGCCCGAGGAGAACCACCGGGACCGCAACGACGGCTGCGATGTCGGCGCATACGTCTCCACCGTCACGGACCAGTGGACTGTTCCCTGGCCGGCGGGCACCGACCGTCACGGTCCGGCGCGAATGGCGCGCTGTGGCGGCGATCCCGAGGCACGTCCCGGAGCGCCGCGCGGGCACGAGGTTTCCATCGGTGCCGCGTCGGGTTTAGGCGCTGTCGACGACGGCTCCAGCTCTTTCCTTCGGCTCGGCGGTATAGAAAAGGAATTCCATCCGGCTTCATGCCGGGAGGGCTTGACGGCAGTTCTTCGGGACGTTAATTTGCGGAACAGTCAAGATCTTGGCCATCCGATGGTGGTCACATGA
- a CDS encoding MBL fold metallo-hydrolase, with protein sequence MIYVLAGAVFAGVAASLLAIRSFRPAPLPAPAPWTDPLPAAQPPAGMAIYQLPTGTYENRALLAYRGGSLSDVRRFAATAVLVRHPGGDLLIDAGFGANVDTHIAAMPSYRRTPHELGTTVLDQLRAKNYDMARLRGVVITHAHWDHVSGLADLDVPIWMNPAESRYVERAKDAAVFRDIANQREIHHYTFDGPPYLGFPHSHDVHRDGSVVVVEAGGHTDGSVVVFVNLPDGRRFAFIGDLTWQREGVTLRAERPRLLRMLADVQPARVREGLLRVIALADRLHVVPAHDVRAYEPIPRWSSSDHDGG encoded by the coding sequence GTGATCTACGTGCTGGCCGGCGCCGTGTTCGCCGGCGTCGCCGCCTCGCTCCTCGCGATCAGGTCCTTCCGGCCCGCGCCGTTGCCCGCGCCGGCGCCGTGGACGGACCCGCTGCCGGCCGCACAGCCACCCGCCGGCATGGCGATCTACCAGCTGCCGACGGGAACATACGAGAATCGAGCGCTCCTGGCCTATCGCGGTGGATCCCTCAGCGACGTCCGAAGGTTCGCGGCAACCGCCGTGCTCGTCCGGCATCCGGGAGGCGATCTGCTGATCGACGCGGGGTTCGGTGCGAACGTCGACACCCACATCGCGGCCATGCCGTCCTACAGACGTACCCCGCACGAACTCGGCACCACGGTTCTGGACCAGTTGCGGGCGAAGAACTACGACATGGCACGGCTGCGGGGCGTCGTCATCACCCACGCGCACTGGGACCACGTCAGCGGCCTGGCGGACCTCGACGTGCCGATCTGGATGAACCCGGCGGAGAGCCGCTACGTCGAACGCGCGAAGGACGCCGCGGTGTTCCGTGACATCGCGAACCAACGCGAGATCCACCACTACACGTTCGACGGACCGCCGTATCTCGGCTTTCCGCACAGCCATGACGTCCACCGGGACGGCTCGGTGGTCGTCGTCGAGGCAGGAGGGCACACGGACGGGTCAGTCGTGGTCTTCGTGAACCTCCCGGACGGCCGCCGGTTCGCGTTCATCGGTGACCTGACCTGGCAGCGGGAGGGTGTGACCCTCCGCGCGGAACGGCCGAGGTTGCTGCGGATGCTGGCGGATGTCCAGCCGGCGCGGGTGCGCGAGGGCCTCCTACGCGTCATCGCCCTGGCGGACCGGTTGCACGTGGTTCCCGCCCACGATGTCCGGGCGTACGAGCCGATTCCGCGGTGGTCCTCCAGCGACCACGACGGCGGGTAG
- a CDS encoding ABC transporter permease, translated as MLLFIVLSFASPHFLTADNLFNIGAQTAVIAVIATAQTMVIITKGIDLSVGSVAALAGVIGAMVVRDLGFSLWAATAVAIAVGALAGLLNGLLVTVAHVPPFIATLGTMSVARGLVFIVTGAVGVYGLQESFQLLGNGEFLGLPFAVVITAVVAVGAAFLLSQTRFGQYTYAVGSNLEAARRSGIRVGRHLTSIYVLAGMLVGLGGMIAASRVNSGQPNYGIALELDVIAAAVIGGASLFGGQGRVIGTLIGAFLIALVRNGAVLLDISIHYQQVIVGVIIWAAVYFDQYRRRRAQSRS; from the coding sequence GTGCTCCTCTTCATTGTGCTGAGCTTCGCCAGTCCGCACTTCCTCACGGCGGACAACCTCTTCAACATCGGCGCACAGACCGCTGTGATCGCGGTGATAGCGACCGCTCAGACGATGGTGATCATCACCAAGGGAATCGACCTCTCGGTGGGATCGGTGGCCGCACTCGCCGGTGTGATCGGTGCCATGGTCGTCCGGGACCTGGGATTCTCGCTCTGGGCCGCCACGGCGGTCGCCATCGCGGTGGGTGCCCTCGCCGGCCTGCTCAACGGTCTGCTGGTCACCGTGGCGCACGTGCCGCCGTTCATCGCGACCCTGGGCACCATGTCGGTTGCCCGCGGCCTGGTCTTCATCGTCACCGGTGCGGTCGGCGTCTACGGCCTGCAGGAGTCCTTCCAACTCCTGGGCAACGGCGAGTTCCTCGGGCTCCCGTTCGCCGTGGTCATCACGGCGGTCGTGGCCGTGGGTGCCGCGTTCCTCCTGTCCCAGACCCGCTTCGGCCAGTACACCTACGCCGTCGGGTCGAACCTGGAGGCGGCCCGCCGATCCGGCATCAGGGTCGGCCGTCATCTCACGTCGATCTACGTGCTGGCCGGCATGCTGGTCGGGCTGGGCGGGATGATCGCGGCGTCCCGGGTGAACTCGGGACAGCCGAACTACGGCATCGCGCTCGAACTCGACGTCATCGCGGCGGCCGTCATCGGCGGGGCGAGCCTCTTCGGCGGTCAGGGCCGCGTCATCGGCACGCTGATCGGGGCGTTCCTCATCGCTCTGGTGCGCAACGGAGCCGTGCTCCTGGACATCAGCATCCACTACCAGCAGGTGATCGTCGGCGTGATCATCTGGGCCGCCGTCTACTTCGACCAGTACCGCAGACGCCGCGCCCAGTCACGAAGTTGA
- a CDS encoding LysR family transcriptional regulator: MAASFSWFTPRLHLRSRAAVQHLIGMAIPGEYGCGVVDLRSLGYFVAVAEELNVGRAANRLRMSQPPLSRAIQRLERELGVELFTRSARGMALTRAGATLLPEAREVLARVASLPSLMSRAAGARSLTIGTLADSVDRAGRRLIDTFRSRHPGVDIRIVESDLSDPTVGVGRGLVDVAVTRGPFNAAGVVVAEIRRDPVGVVMRDTDPLATRELLRLEDLRDRRWFRLPDTADALWRRYWAGGHTTAEGAGADITVRTVRECIQAVRWSDAIGLAPMTINRAPGIVVVPVAGVAPSPLVVAWRRRDRGPLVHGFVEVMTSAARATRHDRGVSEPSLASDGVRSDRPGRAR, encoded by the coding sequence ATGGCTGCTTCCTTTTCATGGTTCACCCCTCGATTGCACCTTCGGTCGCGGGCCGCGGTCCAACACCTGATCGGTATGGCGATACCCGGAGAGTATGGTTGTGGGGTGGTGGACCTGCGTTCTCTCGGCTACTTCGTCGCGGTGGCTGAAGAGCTCAACGTGGGCCGGGCCGCGAATCGGCTGCGCATGTCGCAGCCACCGCTGAGCAGGGCGATCCAGCGCCTGGAGCGCGAGCTGGGCGTCGAGTTGTTCACACGTTCCGCCCGTGGCATGGCCCTCACCCGGGCCGGTGCCACGCTGCTGCCGGAGGCACGCGAGGTACTGGCGCGCGTCGCGTCCCTGCCGTCCCTGATGTCACGGGCAGCCGGTGCGCGCAGCCTGACGATCGGGACGCTGGCCGACAGCGTGGACCGTGCCGGGCGCAGACTGATCGACACGTTCCGCTCCCGCCACCCCGGAGTGGACATCCGGATCGTCGAGAGCGACCTCAGCGACCCGACCGTGGGCGTCGGCCGGGGCCTCGTCGATGTCGCCGTCACGCGCGGTCCGTTCAACGCCGCCGGGGTCGTGGTCGCCGAGATCCGCCGGGACCCGGTCGGTGTCGTCATGAGGGACACGGACCCGCTCGCCACTCGGGAGCTGCTGCGCCTGGAGGACCTGCGGGACCGTCGCTGGTTCCGTCTCCCCGACACCGCCGACGCGCTGTGGCGGCGCTACTGGGCCGGCGGCCACACAACCGCGGAGGGAGCCGGCGCCGACATCACGGTGCGGACCGTACGGGAGTGTATTCAGGCCGTTCGGTGGTCGGATGCGATCGGGCTCGCTCCGATGACGATCAACCGGGCCCCCGGGATCGTCGTCGTTCCGGTGGCGGGCGTCGCACCCAGTCCGCTCGTCGTCGCATGGCGGCGTCGTGACCGAGGCCCGCTCGTGCACGGCTTCGTCGAGGTCATGACGTCCGCCGCCCGCGCCACGCGGCACGACCGTGGTGTGTCCGAGCCGTCCTTGGCCAGCGATGGAGTTCGGTCGGACCGGCCAGGAAGGGCACGGTGA
- a CDS encoding FadR/GntR family transcriptional regulator, which yields MSRADEVVDGIKRMILDGVFRPGDRLPVEKELAETLGVSRGSLREGISALSILGIVSTRQGDGTYVTNLDAARLMSPMGFLADLQGKGDIGNIHQIRRLLECEAARLAAPRITELALAQARGLLDECADILDQPGPPDHQRLIEADIAFHRIIAVHTGNPVLAGLIEAFAGRTVRGRLWRSLHEEGADQRTHHEHVEILRALIARDGERAQIRMAAHLLGVEESLYRDPPENAGPSAGPESTSALDSQPSTAAFSTRG from the coding sequence ATGTCCCGCGCGGACGAAGTGGTAGACGGCATCAAGCGGATGATCCTCGACGGGGTCTTCCGTCCGGGGGACCGCCTCCCGGTCGAGAAGGAGCTGGCCGAGACGCTCGGGGTCTCCCGGGGGTCGCTGAGGGAGGGCATCTCGGCGCTGTCGATCCTCGGGATCGTCAGCACCCGTCAGGGCGACGGCACCTATGTCACCAACCTCGACGCGGCCCGCCTGATGTCACCGATGGGGTTCCTGGCCGATCTCCAGGGAAAGGGCGACATCGGGAACATCCACCAGATTCGCCGGCTGCTGGAGTGCGAGGCCGCACGGCTCGCCGCCCCCAGGATCACCGAGTTGGCGCTCGCCCAGGCGAGAGGGCTGCTCGACGAGTGTGCCGATATTCTCGACCAGCCGGGGCCACCGGATCATCAGCGGCTGATCGAGGCCGACATCGCCTTCCACCGCATCATCGCCGTGCACACCGGCAACCCCGTGCTCGCGGGCCTCATCGAGGCGTTCGCCGGGCGCACCGTGCGGGGGCGGCTCTGGCGCAGCCTGCACGAGGAGGGGGCCGACCAGCGGACCCACCACGAGCATGTGGAGATCCTGCGGGCCCTGATCGCCCGCGACGGCGAACGGGCTCAGATCCGCATGGCCGCTCACCTGTTGGGGGTGGAGGAGTCCCTCTACCGGGACCCACCCGAGAACGCCGGCCCCTCGGCGGGGCCGGAGAGCACATCCGCCCTCGACAGCCAGCCCTCCACCGCCGCGTTCTCCACCCGGGGATGA
- a CDS encoding ATP-binding cassette domain-containing protein — translation MNIGGEPATRPVPESAATGDGPVLEARGIVKRFGHVEALRGANLTVDKAEVVALIGDNGAGKSTLVKTLSGVHPPDGGELRVGGRSVRFSSPLDARRHGVETVYQDLAVADDLSVASNLYLGREIIRDGVLGRLGLLDKGAMRRGAAEALKQLGVRIPRVTTPISMLSGGQRQSVAVARAIIWATNVVILDEPTAALGVVQTERVLDVVRRARDAGMSVVLVSHNMPQVLEVADRVEVLRLGRRAARFRASEVTTDDLVAAMTGAMTYEDENDD, via the coding sequence ATGAACATCGGAGGCGAACCAGCGACGCGCCCGGTGCCCGAATCGGCGGCCACCGGAGACGGGCCGGTGCTGGAGGCCCGCGGCATCGTCAAGCGCTTCGGTCATGTCGAGGCCCTGAGGGGCGCCAACCTGACCGTGGACAAGGCCGAGGTGGTCGCGCTCATCGGGGACAACGGCGCGGGAAAGAGCACACTCGTCAAGACGCTCTCGGGAGTCCACCCGCCGGACGGCGGCGAACTGCGCGTCGGGGGCCGATCGGTACGGTTCAGCTCGCCGCTGGACGCGCGCCGGCACGGCGTCGAGACGGTGTACCAGGATCTCGCCGTGGCCGACGACCTCAGTGTCGCGTCCAATCTGTATCTGGGCCGCGAGATCATCCGGGACGGCGTGCTCGGTCGCCTCGGTCTGCTCGACAAGGGCGCCATGCGGCGCGGAGCCGCCGAGGCCCTGAAACAACTCGGGGTGCGCATCCCGCGCGTCACCACCCCCATCTCCATGCTGTCCGGCGGACAGCGGCAGAGCGTGGCGGTGGCCCGTGCCATCATCTGGGCCACGAACGTGGTCATCCTGGACGAGCCCACAGCCGCCCTCGGAGTGGTCCAGACGGAGCGCGTCCTGGACGTCGTGCGGCGGGCGCGCGACGCGGGAATGTCGGTGGTCCTCGTCAGCCACAACATGCCCCAGGTGCTGGAGGTGGCCGACCGCGTCGAGGTGCTCCGCCTGGGCAGACGCGCCGCCCGCTTCCGCGCCTCGGAGGTCACCACCGACGATCTGGTGGCGGCGATGACGGGGGCCATGACCTACGAGGACGAGAACGACGACTGA